From a single Labrenzia sp. PHM005 genomic region:
- a CDS encoding DUF2306 domain-containing protein, whose protein sequence is MDLTPLFDAGFLIASHAIAATLAFFVGAYQLAAAKGSGQHRTLGYFWIVLMLWTAGSSFFIYDIRLWGPFSPIHLLSLLALAGVLNGVREARNKKVPEHRKTMILLYSGALVVAGFFAFMPGRLMHKVLFGS, encoded by the coding sequence ATGGACCTGACACCCTTGTTTGATGCTGGCTTCCTGATCGCCAGCCATGCAATCGCTGCAACATTGGCGTTTTTTGTGGGAGCCTATCAGCTGGCCGCTGCCAAGGGCTCCGGCCAGCACAGAACACTTGGCTACTTCTGGATCGTCCTGATGCTTTGGACGGCCGGGTCGAGCTTCTTCATCTATGACATCCGCCTCTGGGGGCCGTTCAGTCCGATCCATCTTTTGTCGCTGCTGGCACTTGCCGGGGTCCTCAACGGTGTTCGCGAAGCCCGGAACAAAAAGGTGCCGGAACATCGAAAAACAATGATTTTGCTCTATTCCGGGGCGCTGGTGGTCGCTGGTTTTTTCGCCTTCATGCCCGGCAGGCTGATGCATAAGGTTCTCTTTGGCAGCTGA
- a CDS encoding agmatine/peptidylarginine deiminase yields the protein MTKTKLTRRQFLKRSGATATLMTAAVSGGGSLMPARASINGLPDGFYVPAEEEPHERTFMQWPVNRTVHPDRWFLADLQQTIADIANTIAEFEPVVMLMSKEHLPAASRLLSDPVEVWDIPTDDLWCRDAGPLFVINDNGGLAISGIQFNGWGGKQVHGNDGEIAARVAHRLGLEIYPSGLFGEPGGVEWDGDGTLLAHESCWVNDNRNALPKAEIENRLLSAYGAEKMIWAPGVPGYDITDDHIDALARFIRPGEVIIQVPYPKDDDIFSVSARKTLSILRSATDARGRPVKISEIPSPDRTRVTSDDFVASYVNYYVCNGAVVCAQFGDPETDHEAATTLKALYPGREVIALNVDPLGETGGGIHCATQQQPKTV from the coding sequence GTGACGAAGACAAAGCTCACACGGCGGCAGTTTTTGAAGCGAAGCGGTGCAACCGCCACATTGATGACGGCAGCAGTTTCTGGAGGTGGTTCGCTTATGCCAGCACGGGCATCAATCAATGGATTACCGGATGGCTTTTATGTGCCGGCCGAAGAAGAGCCGCATGAGCGCACTTTCATGCAGTGGCCTGTCAATCGAACCGTGCATCCGGACCGTTGGTTCCTTGCAGACCTGCAACAAACGATCGCCGATATCGCCAACACCATAGCCGAATTTGAGCCGGTCGTAATGCTCATGAGCAAAGAGCACTTGCCAGCTGCTTCCCGGCTTCTTTCTGATCCAGTCGAAGTCTGGGACATTCCGACAGACGATTTGTGGTGCCGGGATGCAGGTCCGCTGTTTGTTATCAATGACAATGGCGGTCTCGCCATCTCCGGCATTCAGTTTAACGGCTGGGGCGGCAAACAGGTTCACGGCAACGATGGCGAGATTGCTGCGCGTGTCGCTCACCGGCTCGGCCTAGAGATCTATCCCAGCGGCCTATTTGGCGAACCTGGCGGTGTGGAATGGGACGGCGACGGCACCTTGCTCGCCCATGAAAGCTGCTGGGTAAATGACAATCGGAACGCACTTCCCAAAGCTGAAATCGAAAACAGATTGCTGTCCGCCTACGGCGCAGAAAAAATGATCTGGGCGCCAGGTGTCCCCGGATACGACATCACGGACGATCACATCGATGCTTTGGCTAGGTTCATTCGGCCGGGTGAAGTCATCATCCAGGTCCCTTATCCTAAAGACGATGATATCTTTTCCGTCTCCGCTAGAAAAACACTATCCATCTTGAGGTCAGCAACAGATGCCCGTGGCCGCCCAGTAAAAATCAGCGAAATCCCCTCACCTGACCGCACCCGTGTGACCTCGGATGACTTTGTTGCCTCCTACGTGAACTATTACGTTTGTAATGGTGCTGTCGTCTGTGCCCAGTTTGGTGATCCGGAGACGGATCATGAAGCGGCTACAACACTGAAGGCGTTGTATCCCGGCCGCGAAGTCATCGCCTTAAATGTCGATCCTCTTGGAGAAACAGGCGGCGGCATTCATTGCGCCACCCAGCAGCAACCTAAGACAGTATAG
- a CDS encoding DMT family transporter: MVAWSRFAIGALALLPLARFSWCDLIVLKDWRVLLRAVFITGGICSILIALKTEPIANVFGAFFVGPIISYILAIIFLKERPTPLHSLLLGLGFLGVLLVVKPGFGMSTGTLFAILAGIFYGCYLFMTKLLAGAMRASVLLVSQLIIGTLLLTPIGLNSPLPPNDTVLWLLIVASALGSAGGNYLLVVANRMADASLVAPLVYTQLISATLLGILVFGDWPDPIALGGLTLIAMSGLGSLALKRF; this comes from the coding sequence GTGGTGGCCTGGTCCCGGTTTGCCATCGGAGCTTTGGCGCTATTGCCACTGGCCCGGTTTAGCTGGTGCGATTTGATCGTACTGAAGGACTGGCGCGTGCTTCTCCGCGCAGTTTTCATCACCGGCGGCATTTGCTCGATCCTCATTGCCCTCAAAACAGAACCGATTGCAAATGTTTTTGGCGCGTTCTTTGTCGGCCCAATCATCTCCTACATTCTGGCCATCATCTTCTTGAAAGAGCGGCCAACACCTCTCCACTCGCTGTTGCTCGGCCTTGGGTTCCTCGGTGTTCTTTTGGTGGTCAAACCCGGATTTGGCATGTCGACGGGGACATTGTTTGCGATCCTCGCCGGGATTTTTTACGGCTGTTATCTCTTCATGACCAAACTGCTGGCCGGGGCCATGCGCGCAAGTGTCTTGCTGGTTTCGCAGCTTATTATCGGCACGCTTCTGCTCACCCCTATTGGATTGAATTCACCGCTACCACCGAATGACACTGTCCTTTGGCTTCTGATTGTGGCGAGCGCTCTTGGGTCGGCCGGCGGCAATTACCTGCTGGTTGTTGCCAACCGGATGGCCGACGCCAGCCTTGTCGCGCCATTGGTCTACACGCAGCTGATTTCCGCAACCCTTCTCGGCATTTTGGTTTTTGGCGACTGGCCCGATCCAATCGCCCTTGGCGGTCTCACCCTCATCGCCATGTCCGGCCTTGGGTCTCTAGCCCTCAAACGATTCTGA
- a CDS encoding pyridoxamine 5'-phosphate oxidase family protein, which translates to MTIVKTIDELENHYGVPGETSVIKVTDRLTRAYRDIVEKSCFCTLTTAGPEGLDCSPRGEAGPVVRIKDSRTLQMPDRRGNNRMDSLRNIIRDSRVSLMFMIPGWNNVLRINGQAVISVDPALLASFEKEGEQPRSVIEITTEEVYFQCARALMRADLWNLDKQVTKNDVPTPGQILQEIKDNFDGKTYDSEWLDRAKGTMW; encoded by the coding sequence ATGACTATTGTTAAAACGATTGATGAACTGGAAAATCACTACGGAGTTCCGGGTGAAACGTCCGTGATCAAGGTGACCGACCGACTCACACGGGCCTACCGGGACATTGTCGAAAAATCGTGTTTTTGCACCCTGACAACAGCTGGCCCTGAAGGGCTCGATTGTTCCCCGCGCGGCGAGGCCGGACCTGTCGTTCGTATCAAAGATTCACGTACCCTGCAGATGCCCGATCGGCGCGGCAACAATCGCATGGATTCGCTGCGCAATATCATTCGCGATTCCCGTGTGTCGCTGATGTTCATGATCCCGGGCTGGAACAATGTACTCAGGATCAATGGACAGGCGGTCATTTCGGTCGACCCGGCTTTGCTGGCGTCCTTTGAAAAGGAAGGCGAACAACCACGATCGGTTATCGAAATCACGACCGAAGAAGTATATTTCCAATGTGCCCGTGCCCTTATGCGGGCAGATCTCTGGAACCTGGACAAACAGGTCACCAAAAACGATGTGCCAACACCCGGCCAGATCCTGCAGGAAATTAAGGACAATTTCGACGGAAAAACCTATGATTCAGAATGGCTGGACCGGGCGAAGGGAACCATGTGGTGA